The DNA window TGTGCTCGCGGAAGAAGACCTCTCCCACGGCGCACAGGAGCACGCCCAGGAGCTCGGGAAGGCTGCGCAGGAACGCCCTGGCGAGGCGCCCGTACAGCCCGTCTTCCCCGTCGTGCGGGAGGAAGCGACCGAGCCAGCGGCCCACGGCCTTGCGCAGCACGGCGGCCAGCAGCCAGGAGAGCACGACGATGACCGCGAGCGCGGCGTACTGCTTCACCGCGCCGGGGCCGAGCATGTTGGACGCGGCCCAGCTCTCGGCCTCGGCGGGCGAGGGCAGGGCGGCGAAGAGGTTCGAGGCGGCGCTCATCGTCCTCGGATAGCCTTGCTGCGGGCCGCTGTAAAGCGGGTTCAGCGTCCGGCCGCGCCCGCCTGCGCCAGCGCCCAGGCGAGCAGGGTGTGCCCGGGCTCCACGCGCAGCCCGGTGGAGGCCGCGGTCTCCTCGGTGAAGGCGGCAAGGCCGGACGGTGTCGGGCAGCCCCTCCAGGAGAGAAGGAAGGGCACGGGATCGCCGTGGTGCGTGCGCAGGGCGATGGGCGTCAGGTGGTCGCAGGTCACCAGGAAGACGACGTCCTCGTCCGCGAGGGCGCGGATCATGGGGGCCACGACGCGGGAATCGAAGCGGCGCACGGACTCGGTCTTGGCCGCAGCGTCGCCGCCGTGGCCGCACTCGTCCGGGCCTTCCAGGTGCACGAAGACGAAGTCCCCGCGCTTCAGGAATTCGAGCGCCGCGTCCACCTTGCCCTCGTAGTTCGTGTCCAGCAGGCCCGTGGCGCCGGGCACGTCGATGACCTCCATGCCCGAGGCGCGGCCGAGCCCCTTGACCAGGTCCACGGCCGAGATGACGGCACCCTTGAGGCCGAAGGCATCCTCGAAGCGCGGCAGGCGCAGCGGCCTGCCCTGCCCCCAGGGCCAGACGGCGTTGGCCGCGCCGCAGTCGATTGCGCCGCCCATGCCGTCCGCGAGAAGCCCGGCCGCCTCGCCGACCAGACGCGAAAGCGCGGGGTTTTTGGCGTATTCGGCCAGATCCTGGGCGATGGGCCTGTCCAGGATGTCGTGCGGCGGGCGGGGGCAGAGCCCCGCGTCGGACCCGGCGGCGGCGTCGCGCTGCACGAGCAGGTGGCGGTACTGCACGCCCGCGTGCATGGTGAAGGTCGCGTCGTCGAGCCGTTCCTTGAGCGCCGCGACGATCGCCGCGGCCTTCGGCGTGGCGATGTGCCCGGCGGAGTAGTCGCGCATCGTCCCGTCCGGGCCGAAATTCTCCACCGTGACCAGGTTCATGCGCCAGATCAGGTCGTCGTCACCGGCCTCGAGCCCCTGGGCCGCGGCCTCGATGGGGCCGCGCCCGGTGTGGTGGCGGGCCGGGTCGAAGCCGAGCAGGGCCATGTTGGCCACGTCCGAGCCCGGGGCCATCCCCTCGGGCACGGTGCGGCAGGTGCCCACCAGGCCGGAGGCCGCCAGGGCGTCCATCGCGGGCGTCCGGGCCGCGGCGAGCGGCGTCCTGCCTCCCAGGCTTTCGACGGGCCAGTCTCCCATGCCGTCGGCGATCAGGGCCACGAATTTCATGCTGCATCCTTTGCAGTGGGCTCGCGCCGTGAAGCGCGGCGGGAAAAGACCCTAGCCCAAGCCCGGCCGGGAGGAAAGCCCCGCGAGGCCGCGGGTCTCCGGGCGGCGGTCCGCTTGACGGAGCCGGGCAAACGTGGGCATATCTCGAAAACCATGCAGGACGGGGAGAACATCGCCACCGAGACGGACACGGCACCCGGGGCTGCTCGGACCGTGTTCTCCGAAACGGCCCTGGACGCCCTCGGCGCGCACGTCGCCGTGCTCGCTCCGGACGGCACGGTGCGCTACGCCAACCGGGCCTGGAGCGGGTTCTCCGTGTCGGCCCAGGGCGTGCCGCTGCGCTGCAAGGTGGGCGAGCGCTGTCTCGGCGTCTGCCTTCCCGGCCCGAGCGGCCCCTGCGCGAGCGGGCAGGACGAGATCGCCGAGGTCCTTTCCGGCAGCCGCGACAGCTGCCAGCTGCGCTATCCCGTGTCCACCTCCGAGGGGCTGCGCTGGTTCCTGATGCGCGTCACCCCGCTCGATCTGCCCGAAGGACGCGGGGCGCTCGTGGTGCACGAGGACGTCACGGCCTATCGCGAGCTCGAGGAACAGCTTTCCCACCACGCCTTCCACGATCCCCTGACCGCGCTGCCCAACCGCGCCCTGCTGCTCGACCGGCTGAACATGGCCGTGCGCCGGGCCAAGCGCCGCGGGGCCTCCTCCTACGCGCTGCTCTACATGGACGTGGACCGCTTCAACCTGATCAACGAGACCCTGGGCCACGTGGCGGGCGACCGCCTGCTCATGGCCCTGGCCCACCGCCTGCTGCACGTCATGCGCGACGTGGACACCCTCTCGCGCTTCGGCGGCGACGAGTTCGTGGTGCTGCTCGAGGACGTGCGCTGCGAGGACGAGGCGAGGCTCGTGGCCGAGCGCGTCCTCAAGCAGGTGCTCGAACCCTTCCGCCTGCGCCGCCGCGAGATCGTCATGTCGCTGTCCATCGGCATCGTCTGCGGCTCGGAGATCTTCGAGAACGCGGGCCAGGTGCTGCGCGACGCGGAGACGGTCATGCACCTGGCCAAGGAGCAGGGCGGCGGCCGCTACGAGATGTTCAGCGAGACCATGCGCGAGGTCACCCGGAAACGACTGCAGATGGAGATGGACCTGCGCCGGGCCATCGACGAGGGCGAGCTCGAGGTGCACTACCAGCCCATCGTCTCGCTGCGCAGCGGCGAGATAAAGGGGCTCGAGGCCCTGGCGCGCTGGAACCATCCCGAGTTCGGCATGATCTCGCCGCTCGAGTTCATCCCCGTGGCCGAGGAGACCGGGCTCATCGTGCCGCTGGGCGACTGGGTCCTCATGGAGGCCTGCCGCAAGCTGGCCGACGTCCAGAAGCGCTACCCCGCGGCCGCGGGGCTGACCATGAACGTCAACATCTCGGGCATGCAGTTCGGCCGTCCGCGCTTCGTCGGCGAGGTGCGGGACATCCTGACCGAGACGGGCGTGCGCCCGGATTCGCTCAAGCTCGAGCTGACCGAGAGCGTGATCATGTCCGACGCCGAGAAGGCGGCGGCCGTGATCCTGGCGCTCAGGGAGCTCGGCGTGCACGTGGTCATCGACGACTTCGGCACGGGCTACTCATCGCTCTCCTACCTGCAGCGCTTCCCGGTGAGCTGCCTCAAGGTCGACCGCAGCTTCGTGCTCAAGATGGACGACGCGCGCGGCAACCGCGAGATCGTCAAGACCATCATCAAGATGGCCCACAGCCTGGGGCTCGAGGTGGTGGCCGAGGGCGTGGAGCAGCAGTCCCAGCTGACGCTCCTGGCCGGGCTCAAGTGCGAGAGCGGCCAGGGATTCCTCTTCTCCAAGCCTCTGGGCGCCATCGAGCTCGACGCCCTGCTCCGGGACAAGCTCGGCGTACTCTGCTAGGGCGTATTTTCCGGAACCCCATCTGACGCAGTGAGAATCCAGTTTTTTATTTCTTTATATAAATCTGTTGTATAGAAGGATCCTCCTCCATAATCTCAAAAGCTCCCTGATATTTCCGCACAGAGACCAGTACGACAAAGCCGCACAAGATAAGGAATTACTTTGTCTTGTGTAACTCCAAGAAGTATTGCCATTTCGTGTCGCATTTGCAAATGGTATTCATTATCAGGTTCTGTTTTCTTAAAACTAGAATTAATTCTTATTGCATTTTCTTCAAATTCTTCAAGTAAGTTGAGCAATTTTATTTCCACAACTCCAAGGTCATTAACAAGTGAAAGAATATACTCTAATTTGTCTGTGTTGTCAGAAATGTTGTTTCTGTTTATCGATTTGCAGTATTCTTTGAAAACGTTGGCGAGTATAGTAATTTTTTCTAATCTTAATGTTCTATTCACATACTCGGATGTGCATAGAAATGCATGAACAAATTCTTCACTTTCTACTATATCTTTCGGTATGGTGCAGTCACATCTTTTTATTTCCTCAAGGAAAAATCTGAGCCTACGTTTTTCAATCGCTCTCGCGACCCTTTCAAGGCTGTTTGAAAAAAATCCACCATAAATTGGGATCAATTCTGATAATAATGCAGAATCATTTAGAATATCTCGCATTAGTTCAGTGACTGAGACATCGCCTGTTTTCATTGGAATTTATCCGAAGGTTTGTGTTTGAATAGATAAATAGAATATAAAATATAGTACCTGGCTGCCATTGGCAATGTGTGTTGCAAACGATTTTTGTTCTCACGGCTGGACCGTATTCGCGTGGCTGGTATACAGCCAGGGCAAGGAGCCGTGAATGCAAGTCACTTCCGTCAGACGCTACGCCATGCTTTCCGTGGCGGCCTCCATCATCGGGCTGATCCTCAAGTTCGGCGCCTGGTACATGACCTCGTCCGTGGGCCTGCTCTCGGACGCCATGGAATCGCTGGTCAACCTGAGCGCGGGCATAATCGCCGTGATCGCCCTGACCGTGGCCCATGCCCCGCCGGACAAGCGGCACGCCTACGGCCACGGCAAGGCCGAGTACTTCTCCTCGGGCATGGAAGGCCTTCTGGTGCTGTGCGCCGCGGTGGGCATCGCAGGGGCTGCCGTCGACCGCTTCCTGCACCCCGCAACGCTGGCCCACCTGGGGCCGGGCCTTCTGGCCGCCGTGGCCGCGGCCGCGGTCAACTGGGGGGTGGCCCGGGTCATGCTGCGCGCCGCGCGCGAGTACGACTCCATCGTGCTCGAGGCCGACGCGCGCCACCTGATGACCGACGTCTGGACCTCGGCCGGACTGGTGGCCGCGCTCACCATCCTGCTCTTCGCCCCCACCCTGGGCTTCCTCGATCCCCTGCTGGCCGCGATCATGGCCGTGAACATCGCGCATACGGGCTGGGAGCTGCTGCGCCGTTCCGTGGGCGGGCTCATGGACCATTCCCTGCCCGAGGAAGAGGAGGAGGCCATCGTCGAGGCCGTGCGCCGCATCGGTCCGGAGCGCTCGGAGATCCACGCCTTGCGGACCCGCAAATCGGGACGGCAGCGCTTCGTGGAGTTCCACTTCCTGCTGCCCGGCGAGACCACGGTCAAGCGGGCGCACGACGTGTGCTGCGACGTGGAGAACGAGCTCAAGCGCATCCTGCCCGCCATGAACGTGTCCATCCACGTGGAACCGCTGGAAGAGCAGGCCGCCGAGGAAGGCGGCGCCATGCCCGAGCGGCACTGCCCGGAGGACGGGCCGCCGGACTACTAGGCCATTGGAGGGAAGGGGGGGCGGTGACTGCCGGAAGGCAGGCGATGGTCAGGTGATGGTCAGGCGATGGCGCCGAGCTCGCGCAGGCGGCGCAGGAGGATGCCGGTACGCAGAGGCTTGACCAGGTAGCCCGCCGCGAGTCCCTGCAGGTGCGCGTTCCAGATCTTGTCCGCGTCGTCCACTGCCGTGGCCATCAGGACGTCCACGCGCTCGCCGTGCGGCACGCGGCGTTCGGCCTCGATCCTGCGGATGTCTTCGAGCGTCGCGAGCCCGTCCCTGCCCGGCATGAGCACGTCGAGGATGACCACGCGGTAGGGTGCCCCCCGGTCCAGGGAATCCCGGATCAGCGAAAGGGCCTCCTCGCCGGATCCGGCCTCGTCGCATTCGGTGTGGGGCGCGAGCGCAACGCGCAGGAGCAGCCGGGCCTCGGGGTCGTCGTCCACGATCAGGAGGCGCGACTTGGCCGTTGCGGAGGGCTCAGAGGGATTCATCTGTTCTTCTGTCCTGGAAACGCGTCGTCTGTCGCGGAGGACATAACGGGCCGAGGCATGAAAGGCAAGGTCGTCCGGTGGCGGGTGCGCCGCGCGACGCTCCGGCAGACCCCGGTGCTAGGCTGGCCGCGCGCCCTGCTCGGGGAAGTAGGTCACCCGCATGCCCGGGTTGAGGTAGGCGACGGCGTCGGCAGGCACCTGGACCGGCTCCAGGGTGGCGGCGACGCTCACGTCCGGGTCGTCGTCCATGTCGAAGATCACGGCTTCCTCGCGCGGCACCTCAGCGTCGTAGAGCACGAGCGAGGGCTTCAGCGGATTGGCCGGGTTGACCGCGATGACCATGGCCAGGATGCCGTTGCTGAGCCTGACGAAGGTCCCGGGCGGGTAGATGCCCAGGGAATGGATGAAGAGCGCGAAGATTTCCATGTCCAGCAGGTTCTGCTGCCGCGTGTACATGTGCGCCAGGGCCTGGTAGGGCGTCATGGCCTCGGCCGCGCCCTGTGGGACGGCCTGGGCGTTGTTGCACAGGTTGTCGTAGACGTCGGCGATGGCCACGATGCGCGCGAGCCTGCGGATGGACTTGCCGGGAAGCCCGCGCGGATAGCCCGAGCCGTCCATGCGTTCGTGGTGCTGGGCGATGACCTCGGCCGCCTCGACCGGAAAGCCAGCCGCCTTGGCCACCGTCTCCACGCCGTACTGCGGGTGCATGCGCACCACTTCCCGCTCTGGCTTGGTCAGCGCTTCCTTCTTGCGCAGGATGCGCCGGTCGATGCGCATCTTGCCCACGTCGTGCAGCAGGGCGCCGAGCCCCAGGCAGTGCATCTCCGCCTTGGACAGGCCGAGCGTGCGGCCGAGCATCAATGAGAGCACGGCCACGTTCAGGGAGTGGCTGTAGAGCGTCTCCTCCTGCTCCGCGACCGTGAGGATGTTGACGATGGCGTCGGTGTCGCCGAGGAAGGTGCCGACCATGGCGTGCACCGTGTCGCCCGCCTGGCGCACGATCTCCTCGGTGCCGGAGAAGATGCCCTGCAGCAGGCCGGGCATGCGGGCCAGGGCCGCCTCGTACTCCTTTTTGCAGCGCTTCAGGCTCTCGTGCTTCTGCCTCAGCTTGGCGATGCGGTCCTTTTTCAGCTGCCAGAGGAACTGCACGGCCGCGTCGCGCTCCGGCGGCACCTCCGGGCGCGCGCCCAGGTGGTGGCCCGACTCGGCCTCGGCCTCGGCCGGGCGCAGCGGGAGATGGTCGCTGCGTTCCGGGATGTAGACGACCTTGTCGATGCCGAGTTTCTTCAGGGTATTGATCTGTTCCCAGTTCTTGATCTTGAACTTGTTGAACAGGAAGGGATGCTCGAACCATGCCCCGTCCAGGCGGATGAACACGCCCGGCTGGAGCTGCTCCACCGCGACGTGGTATTCGGTCTCGCTCTGTCGTGCCATGTCCGCCGCCGGTCTCGGGGAGCCGCGGGGCGCGGCGGTCCCTCCATCCTTCTTGTAGGCGGTTTGCCGGTCCTGGGCAATACTGCGGAATGGGAGCGGAATGCGGTCGCGGCCGCGCGCGGACTTCCGCGCGCGGCCGCGACCGTGGAAAGGGAACGCTAGAGGATGCGGTAGTTGACCGTGGGCGCGGTCACGAAGTCCATGGCGTCGATGGTCGCCAGGGCGTCGTGCACCATGCGCGCCGGGGCCTCGTGGGTGATGATCACGAGCGAGACGTCCGACGCGCCCTCCTCGCCCTTCTGGATGGCCTGGGCGATGGAGATGTCGCGGTCGGCCATGACCCGGGTGATGGCGGCCATGACGCCCGGCCTGTCGGCCACGCGGAAGCGGAAGTAGTACTGGCTCTCCGCGTCCTCCGGGGGAAGGATCGGGGCCGCGGGCAGCGGGTTCTCCGGAAAGCCGGTGTTGTTCGGCTTCCTCGCGTCGCGGGCGATGGCCATGATGTCCGCCAGCACGGCCGAGGCCGTGGGCAGGTCGCCCGCGCCCTGGCCGTGGAGCATGATCGGCCCCACGGCGTTGCCCTCGATGCGCACGGCGTTGTAGTTGCCGCCCACGCGCGCCAGCAGGAAGGTGTACTTGACCAGGGCCGGGAAGACGCCCGCCTCCAGGCGTCCGTCCACCTCGCGCACCTGGCCGATGAGCTTCAGGCGGTAGCCGAACTCGCGCGCGAAGGCGATGTCCTCGCGCGAGACGTCGCGGATGCCGCGCACGGGCAGCTCGGAGAGCGGGTAGTGCTGCCCGTAGGCCAGGCGCGCGAGCAGCACGAGCTTGTGCGCGGTGTCGATGCCGTCGATGTCGAAGGACGGGTCGGCCTCGGCGTAGCCGAGCGCCTGGGCCTCGGCCAGGGCGGTCTCGAAGTCCAGCCCGTTGCTGGTCATCTCCGAGAGGATGAAGTTGGCCGTGCCGTTCATGATGCCGGTGAGCTTCACGATGCGGTTTCCGGCCAGCGATTCCTTGAGCGCCTGGACCACCGGCACGCCGCCCACGCAGGAGGCCTCGTAGTAGAGGCAGCGTTCCCGCTCGCCCGCCAGGGCGAAGAGCTCCTGGCCGCGCTCGGCCAGCAGGTGCTTGTTGGCCGTGACCACGTGCTTGCCCGCGGCGAGCGCGGCGCGCATGAGCTCCTCGGCGGCGGAAAGCCCGCCCATGAGCTCGCAGACGACCTCGATCTCCGGGTCCTCGACCAGGTCCATGAGGCGGTCGGAGACCACGGTGCCTTCGGGCAGCTCTACGCCGCGCGGCTTGTTCAGGTCGCGCACGACCGCGCGCTTCAGCAGTATGTCGTGGCCGATGCGCCGCCTGATCCAGTCGGCGTTCTCGGCCAGGATGCGCACGAGCCCCTGGCCGACGGTGCCGAGACCGGCGAGTCCGATGACGACGGGTTTGCCCACGCTAGCCCCCAAGAGCCTTCTTGATGCCGCGCACGGCCTGGTTGATGCGCTGGCGGTTCTCCACCAGCGCGAAGCGCACGTGGTCGTCGCCGTAGTGGCCGAAGCCGAGCCCCGGCGCTACGGCGGTGTGCCCCTGCTTGAGGAGCATCTTGGCGAACTCCACCGAGCCCATGTGCCTGAACTCCTCGGGAATCCTGGCCCAGGCGAACATGGTCGCGCGGGGCAGGTCGATCTCCCAGCCGATGCGCTCGAGCCCTTCGCAGAGCGCGTCGCGGCGGTCCTGGTAGATGCCGACGATCTGGCGCGGGCACTCCGGCGGCGAGTTCAGCGCCGCCACGGCCGCGATCTGCAGCGGCTGGAAGATGCCGTAGTCCAGGTAGGACTTGATGCGCGTGAGCGCCTGGACCATCTGCTGGTTGCCGCAGCAGAACCCGATGCGCCAGCCGGCCATGGAGTAGCCCTTGGTCAGGGAGTAGAACTCCACGCCCACGTCCTTGGCGCCCTTGGCCTGCAGGAAGGAGGGCGGCTCGTAGCCGTCGAAGCCGAAGTCGGCGTAGGCCAGGTCGTTGATGACCCAGAGCTTGTTCTCCTTGGCGTAGTCCACGATGCCCTGGAAGAAGTCGAGATCCGCGGTCTCCGCGGTGGGGTTGTGCGGGTAGTTGATGACCAGGAGCTTGGGCTTGGGCCAGGTCTGCTGCGTGGCGACGGCCAGGTCCTTGAAGAAGTCCCGGTCCTTGCCGATGGGGATGCGGCGCACGTCCGCCCCGGCGATGATCGCGGCGTAGGGGTGGATCGGGTAGGCCGGGTCCGGCGCGAAGACCACGTCGCCGGGCGCGAGCATGACCAGCATGAGGTGGGCCAGGCCTTCCTTGGACCCCATGGTGACCACGGCCTCGGTGTCCGGGTCGATCTCCACGCCGAAGCGCCTGAGGTACCAGTTGGCGATGGCCAGGCGCAGGCCCTTGATGCCCTTGGAGGCGGAATAGCGGTGGTTGATGGGCTTGTGCGCGGCCTCGCACATCTTGTCCACGATGTGCTGCGGAGTGGGAACGTCGGGGTTGCCCATGCCGAGGTCCACGATGTCCTCGCCCTGGCGGCGCATCTGCATCTTGAGTTCGTTGACCGTGGCGAAGACGTAGGGGGGAAGGCGCTGCAAGCGCGCGAACTGTTCCATTGCATCGGCTCCTTGCAAAGAAAGACAAGGCCAGAGGACGTGCCGAAAAACAGCGGGGAAATCCCGCGAAGGCGCACTGTAGCCGGAAGGCCTGCGGCCGTCAAAGGGAAGCGCGGGCCGATGTCCGTAAGTCAAGGCGCAGCAAGGATCGAGAGGACCCCTTGCGCCGGGCATCGTTCGGTCCTATATCCGGCTCGCCCTCCGATCGTCGGCCGGGCCAACCTCTTTCGGGCGGAGCATCGCTCATGGTCCACGTCCTCTTCGTTTCCGAAAACTGCCCCTAGGGGCCTCCCCCTTCTTCCGGTTCCGGGGCCGGGCCGCGTGCCCGGCGAGTCGCTCCGTGCTGCACAGGAGGAGAGCGCCCATGTCCGAGCGCCAGGATCAGGATCGTTTCCAGGAAGAGGTTTCACGGGATAGAGGCGGGGCCGGGCAGGCGCTCGGCCCCGGCATGGGGCAGGGGCCCTTCGGGCTCTGCCTGTCCACGCTCGAGAAGTTCCTGCTCAAGCGCGGCTTCACGCTGCGCGAGACGTGCGACCGGCTCACCGGGGTCGTCTGGACGGTCTGCGGCCGCGCCGACCTGCCCGGCGAGGTCCGCTATCCGTCGCCCGCCTATCATTATAATGCCCGCGACCGCGGCGCCGACCTCGAGGCGGCGCTCGCCGCCGCCGCCGCGCTGCTCGGCCTCGCGCCGGAGGTCCTGGCCGCCCAGGCCGCGGGCGTGGCGCTCATGCCGCCGGCGGGCTTCGCCTGCCGCCTGTGCGGCTCCTGCTGCACCTCCATGCCGGACGCCTTCCGGGGGCGCCTCTCGTACGAGGAGGTCGCCTGGTGGCGCAGCCTCGGCCTCTACCGCATCCTGCGCCTGGTGGGCGTGGAGGAGCGGGCGGGGCACACGCTCTACACGGCCTGGAAGAATCCGAAGACCGGGAAGTTCTTCAAGCGCTGCCCCTGGCTGCGCGCCCTGCCAGGAGGAGGCCGGGGCTGCGGCATCTACGAGCACCGGCCCCTCAAGTGCCGCTCCTTCCCGATCACGCGCGAGCATGCGGAATGGTCGCACTGCCGCGCCTTCGAACATTTTCCCGTCGTGCCGGATGGCGGCGAGCGCCGCGGGGAGGGCCGCGAGGCGGCGGCCGAAGAGGGCTAGCCCGGGAGCGGACGAACTGCCGCTCGGGCGGTTGCGCCTGCCGGGCGGAATGCATGGCATGATTCTATAGTTGCGGATGCGACGGCATGCATCACGAATGTAACGTGGGGTGCGTGGAAAGGAGTTGCATTTTGAGGCGGCTTTCTTACACTGCGTAAAACGCCTGCAGCAAGGCGAGGAGGTTTTCGTGGCGCAGCCGCGTCTGCACAAAGGGATGTATTTTTCGGCACGCGCGCTGGGCTATTGTTCCCTCGCGTTTCTTCTTTTCCTGCTGGCGTTCGCGACTTTCGGCTGCGCCAAGGGCAAGGATTCGGACCCCTCGGGGGCCCGCACCGCCCAGGCCGGGGCCGACGCCCAGACGG is part of the Desulfovibrio sp. X2 genome and encodes:
- a CDS encoding cofactor-independent phosphoglycerate mutase, with translation MKFVALIADGMGDWPVESLGGRTPLAAARTPAMDALAASGLVGTCRTVPEGMAPGSDVANMALLGFDPARHHTGRGPIEAAAQGLEAGDDDLIWRMNLVTVENFGPDGTMRDYSAGHIATPKAAAIVAALKERLDDATFTMHAGVQYRHLLVQRDAAAGSDAGLCPRPPHDILDRPIAQDLAEYAKNPALSRLVGEAAGLLADGMGGAIDCGAANAVWPWGQGRPLRLPRFEDAFGLKGAVISAVDLVKGLGRASGMEVIDVPGATGLLDTNYEGKVDAALEFLKRGDFVFVHLEGPDECGHGGDAAAKTESVRRFDSRVVAPMIRALADEDVVFLVTCDHLTPIALRTHHGDPVPFLLSWRGCPTPSGLAAFTEETAASTGLRVEPGHTLLAWALAQAGAAGR
- a CDS encoding EAL domain-containing protein, whose product is MQDGENIATETDTAPGAARTVFSETALDALGAHVAVLAPDGTVRYANRAWSGFSVSAQGVPLRCKVGERCLGVCLPGPSGPCASGQDEIAEVLSGSRDSCQLRYPVSTSEGLRWFLMRVTPLDLPEGRGALVVHEDVTAYRELEEQLSHHAFHDPLTALPNRALLLDRLNMAVRRAKRRGASSYALLYMDVDRFNLINETLGHVAGDRLLMALAHRLLHVMRDVDTLSRFGGDEFVVLLEDVRCEDEARLVAERVLKQVLEPFRLRRREIVMSLSIGIVCGSEIFENAGQVLRDAETVMHLAKEQGGGRYEMFSETMREVTRKRLQMEMDLRRAIDEGELEVHYQPIVSLRSGEIKGLEALARWNHPEFGMISPLEFIPVAEETGLIVPLGDWVLMEACRKLADVQKRYPAAAGLTMNVNISGMQFGRPRFVGEVRDILTETGVRPDSLKLELTESVIMSDAEKAAAVILALRELGVHVVIDDFGTGYSSLSYLQRFPVSCLKVDRSFVLKMDDARGNREIVKTIIKMAHSLGLEVVAEGVEQQSQLTLLAGLKCESGQGFLFSKPLGAIELDALLRDKLGVLC
- a CDS encoding cation diffusion facilitator family transporter: MQVTSVRRYAMLSVAASIIGLILKFGAWYMTSSVGLLSDAMESLVNLSAGIIAVIALTVAHAPPDKRHAYGHGKAEYFSSGMEGLLVLCAAVGIAGAAVDRFLHPATLAHLGPGLLAAVAAAAVNWGVARVMLRAAREYDSIVLEADARHLMTDVWTSAGLVAALTILLFAPTLGFLDPLLAAIMAVNIAHTGWELLRRSVGGLMDHSLPEEEEEAIVEAVRRIGPERSEIHALRTRKSGRQRFVEFHFLLPGETTVKRAHDVCCDVENELKRILPAMNVSIHVEPLEEQAAEEGGAMPERHCPEDGPPDY
- a CDS encoding PleD family two-component system response regulator, which gives rise to MNPSEPSATAKSRLLIVDDDPEARLLLRVALAPHTECDEAGSGEEALSLIRDSLDRGAPYRVVILDVLMPGRDGLATLEDIRRIEAERRVPHGERVDVLMATAVDDADKIWNAHLQGLAAGYLVKPLRTGILLRRLRELGAIA
- a CDS encoding HD-GYP domain-containing protein: MARQSETEYHVAVEQLQPGVFIRLDGAWFEHPFLFNKFKIKNWEQINTLKKLGIDKVVYIPERSDHLPLRPAEAEAESGHHLGARPEVPPERDAAVQFLWQLKKDRIAKLRQKHESLKRCKKEYEAALARMPGLLQGIFSGTEEIVRQAGDTVHAMVGTFLGDTDAIVNILTVAEQEETLYSHSLNVAVLSLMLGRTLGLSKAEMHCLGLGALLHDVGKMRIDRRILRKKEALTKPEREVVRMHPQYGVETVAKAAGFPVEAAEVIAQHHERMDGSGYPRGLPGKSIRRLARIVAIADVYDNLCNNAQAVPQGAAEAMTPYQALAHMYTRQQNLLDMEIFALFIHSLGIYPPGTFVRLSNGILAMVIAVNPANPLKPSLVLYDAEVPREEAVIFDMDDDPDVSVAATLEPVQVPADAVAYLNPGMRVTYFPEQGARPA
- a CDS encoding homoserine dehydrogenase, giving the protein MGKPVVIGLAGLGTVGQGLVRILAENADWIRRRIGHDILLKRAVVRDLNKPRGVELPEGTVVSDRLMDLVEDPEIEVVCELMGGLSAAEELMRAALAAGKHVVTANKHLLAERGQELFALAGERERCLYYEASCVGGVPVVQALKESLAGNRIVKLTGIMNGTANFILSEMTSNGLDFETALAEAQALGYAEADPSFDIDGIDTAHKLVLLARLAYGQHYPLSELPVRGIRDVSREDIAFAREFGYRLKLIGQVREVDGRLEAGVFPALVKYTFLLARVGGNYNAVRIEGNAVGPIMLHGQGAGDLPTASAVLADIMAIARDARKPNNTGFPENPLPAAPILPPEDAESQYYFRFRVADRPGVMAAITRVMADRDISIAQAIQKGEEGASDVSLVIITHEAPARMVHDALATIDAMDFVTAPTVNYRIL
- a CDS encoding aminotransferase class I/II-fold pyridoxal phosphate-dependent enzyme, producing the protein MEQFARLQRLPPYVFATVNELKMQMRRQGEDIVDLGMGNPDVPTPQHIVDKMCEAAHKPINHRYSASKGIKGLRLAIANWYLRRFGVEIDPDTEAVVTMGSKEGLAHLMLVMLAPGDVVFAPDPAYPIHPYAAIIAGADVRRIPIGKDRDFFKDLAVATQQTWPKPKLLVINYPHNPTAETADLDFFQGIVDYAKENKLWVINDLAYADFGFDGYEPPSFLQAKGAKDVGVEFYSLTKGYSMAGWRIGFCCGNQQMVQALTRIKSYLDYGIFQPLQIAAVAALNSPPECPRQIVGIYQDRRDALCEGLERIGWEIDLPRATMFAWARIPEEFRHMGSVEFAKMLLKQGHTAVAPGLGFGHYGDDHVRFALVENRQRINQAVRGIKKALGG
- a CDS encoding YkgJ family cysteine cluster protein; this translates as MSERQDQDRFQEEVSRDRGGAGQALGPGMGQGPFGLCLSTLEKFLLKRGFTLRETCDRLTGVVWTVCGRADLPGEVRYPSPAYHYNARDRGADLEAALAAAAALLGLAPEVLAAQAAGVALMPPAGFACRLCGSCCTSMPDAFRGRLSYEEVAWWRSLGLYRILRLVGVEERAGHTLYTAWKNPKTGKFFKRCPWLRALPGGGRGCGIYEHRPLKCRSFPITREHAEWSHCRAFEHFPVVPDGGERRGEGREAAAEEG